The following is a genomic window from Episyrphus balteatus chromosome 1, idEpiBalt1.1, whole genome shotgun sequence.
TACCGCATTTATGCCAAATCTTAGAAGGAAGTCTAGTGATGGTAGCATAGCCATGGTTTCATGGTTGAACATAATTATTGCTTCCCGACCTGTTTTCGTAGGTGCCTCCATTTGCATGACCTTCCAATCTGCAATGGGGAGGCTTGGGTTTTGTGCTCTTAGGTACCTTTCAAGGGTGTTCTCGTCGATATTGGGGCCCGGTATGTTAATACGGACTTTGGGTCTGGTGGGAAGGTCATCTTTAAGAGCAACACTAAGCGTTACTCCTTCCAAAAACCCCTCCATGCAGCCTACTTTATCTTTGAGCCAGTTCAGAGTGGGTTCACCGCAACAGGCAAGAACCTTAAAGCCCTTGATTGTCGATAATGGCCCGAAGGATGGAACAAAACCTGTGGAGGCAAGTATCTCTTCGTTAACGAATTCGAGAAGTTTAACCTCCACTTGAGACCACTGTTCATTGGTTAGTTTTCCTTCTAGGCTCCCTGCATTTATAACTGCCATCTGAATGTTCTCTGGCGTTTGTGCACTGTCTGCAGACTTATATTTCTTGGGGGCAGATGTTTTTGGGGACGACGTGTCGCTTTGCCTGCCTCTCTTTTGGCGACTGCTGTCGCCAGCATCGAGTGTTTGGGACCGTTAACTGGTACTACGCTGATGAACttttttgttatcatttcttactTTTGTGTCGGTTGGAGCTACGTTGTTTGGATCAGACTTCGCAAAAAGTTTACGGGCCCAGCTTAGTCGTTTCGAATCTCTTAGACACAGTTTCTTCGGGTCCCCATTGCCATATCTTCGTACGACTCTCCTCGCATTTTCGATCTTTTTGAGATCTGGAGTTAGATCTCCCACCTTATTCTGTTTGCTTGGATGCACCTTTCCTTCATGAGTCGATTCAGCCTCTTTTGAGCATCGCTGTTCATGTCCGGTGTTTCTCAAAACCTTTGAGT
Proteins encoded in this region:
- the LOC129906786 gene encoding uncharacterized protein LOC129906786, translated to MAVINAGSLEGKLTNEQWSQVEVKLLEFVNEEILASTGFVPSFGPLSTIKGFKVLACCGEPTLNWLKDKVGCMEGFLEGVTLSVALKDDLPTRPKVRINIPGPNIDENTLERYLRAQNPSLPIADWKVMQMEAPTKTGREAIIMFNHETMAMLPSLDFLLRFGINAVTAANKQ